DNA sequence from the Paenibacillus physcomitrellae genome:
CCGGAATGAAGAGGTCAATAATCCCGATAACCAGGGCTGCAAGCAAAGCGCCGATAAAGGATACGCTAACGTTGGTAACAACGAATTGCGCAAGCCAAATGACAATGGCGCTTACGATGAAACCGACAATTCCTCGTCCAAACGGTGTGACTCTTTTGCCGAAGATCCCTTCAATAATCCAGCCGAGCAGAGCGATAACCAGGGCCAGCAGAAGGGCGCTGCCAAAAGAACCAACAGTAAATTGCGGCACTAGCCAGCCTACAACAAGTAGGACCAGTGCGGATACGATAAACCGGACAACGTGTCCAAGGAAATGCATAAGAAAATCGTCTCCTTTCCTGATGTCGTATATCGGTAATAGCATGGTCGAATAACGTGAAAGTTATGTATCGACGAAATGG
Encoded proteins:
- a CDS encoding phage holin family protein, yielding MHFLGHVVRFIVSALVLLVVGWLVPQFTVGSFGSALLLALVIALLGWIIEGIFGKRVTPFGRGIVGFIVSAIVIWLAQFVVTNVSVSFIGALLAALVIGIIDLFIPVATPFNAAKDRN